AACAAACCTAGAATTGTTGTTACGAGTGCAAGTTTGATCCCGCCTGCAAATGCATCTAAACTAACGGTTCCTGCTGCTTGTAAAGAAGAGAATGCTTCGGAGATCCCAAGCACGGTTCCTAAAAGTCCGAGCATTGTCGAAATTCCTGCGAGATGTTTCATCCAGGAAAGTTTGGTTTCAATGGGAAATAATACTTCTGAAAGTTTTTCCTCCCAGATCGAAGAATTGTTTTCGGTTAAGAAGGTTTGTTTTAAGGATTCTTTTCTTTTTGGAAGAATGCTCCATACATGGATAAAGGTTCCGAGATTCCAAACGGAAAGAAGGATGATCAGGCCGGAAACCCAATCCAATCCTTGTAGAAAGCCTAGGTCTTTCATCGTTTCTCCAAAATACGGGAACTTCTACTTTCTGTCACCCGAACAAAAATCCAAATCCCTCTTGCGCCCTAGAGATTCGCCAAAATCCTAAGGGAAATGGCCTCTTTTCAAATGCCTTCTTCAGATACGAAGGCGGATTTCGTTCGAGTAAATTTCAACAGGATCGCTTCCAAGTACGATCGTTTCAACGATTGTAGTAGCTTCTTCTTACATAGATCTTGGAAGAATAGACTAGTAGAAGAGATTGAAACTGAAACCAAGGGGCCAATCCGAGTTTTAGATCTATGCTGCGGGACTGGAGATATCTCCGTTCGTCTGGAACGGTCCCAGAGAGTGGAATCCTTACTGAGTCTGGACTTCTCCGAAAACATGTTAGAAGTCGCAAAGACAAGGTTAGAAAAACCGATCAACCAAGGCAGAGTAAAAATAGAATGGGGAGATGCCACCAATCTTTCTCAAATCAAAACTGAAAGCCTAGATGCGGTCAGCATTGGATTCGGTTTAAGAAATGTGAACGATCTAGATAGGGCGTTATCAGAAATTTATAGAGTCCTCAAACCTGGTGGTGTATTCGCGAATCTTGACGTAGGAAAGGTTAAAAATCCTTTTATAAAAGCATTCGCTGATTTTTATTTTTTCAGGATCGTTCCTCTTTTCGGTTATATACTCTGGGGAGGCAAAAACGAAATGTTCGATTACCTACCGGTTTCTTCTCTTTACTATCCGGGCCAAGAAGGTTTAAAATCCAAATTAGAACAAACAGGCTTTGAGAAAGTCAGATATACCAATTTCGTATTCGGGAATAGTGTTCTTCATATAGGAAAAAAACCTAATAGACCGTAGTACCAAACCTTTTCCCCCCGTCTCCTAAGGTAAAGAGATTAGAGTGGGGTTACCCTTCATGAAAAAGTTCCTAGCCTTGGCAATAATTGCCGGGTTCGTTTATAACTGTGGCCATAAGAAAAACGGCCTATTACTACCGTTTTTTTTCCTAGGTAGCCAGCACACTGCAACCGGAGGAGTTCCGGGAAACAGCGGTAGCCCCGGAGTAGTATTTGTTCCAGGAGATGGTTCCGGAAATCCAGTAACCCCTCCTGCAGATAATACAAATAATAGCGGTGGTTCCACTACTACCCCATCTGATTCTAATTCGAATCCATCAGATTCTTCTAATACATCCGGATCTTCTTCCGGAAGTGCAGGAAGTTCTAATGATTCCAATTCAGGAAATTCCGGGTCTAGTTCTTCTCCTTCCGATACTGCAAATAATAACAGTGGCTCTTCTAATGGAAGTAGCAATTCCGGATCTTCCGATTCAGGTTCAAGTTCTTCTTCTAACTCAGGAGATAATACTTCTTCCAATTCGGGATCTTCTTCTGATTCCGGAAACAATACCGCGTCCAGTGGTAATTCCAATTCTAATAATTCTTCTAGCGGTTCTTCAAGTTCCTCTGGGGATTCAACTGCATCCAACGGGTCCTCTAATAGTGGAAACTCGGGATCTTCTTCTAATAACACAAGTACTGATTCCAATTCAGGAAGTGGTTCCAATAGTGGATCTGGAGATTCTTCCGGAACTCCTACAGTGGTTGTAGTTGTGGTAGAAGATCCGAAAGGAGAACCTACTTTTAACTATAATACTACGATCAATATTCCGTTAAACCTTACCGTATTGGATAAGAAATCCAATGTGGTTTCTGGAGCTACTGTTCTAGTATATGATGAGAATAATAACATACTATTCCAAGGTGTTTCCGATTCTTCCGGTAAAGTAACTGGAACATTAACCGTTCCAACTTCCGTGGGAAATATCACTATCGATATCTCGATCGGTGGAGAATCTATTACTCAATATATCAGCTTAGATTCAGTTCTTGGTATTAACAGAACAATCCGATATGAGATCAATCTTCCAAGCACTCAAATTGTAGATACCGATGGAGACGGAGTTCCTGACGATACCGACATTTATCCGAACGATGCTACTCGTTCTACAGAGGTCTCTTACCCTGCTGAGGGAGTATTCACTGTAGCTTACGAAGATCTTTATCCTTCTGCCGGTGATGCAGATTTAAACGATTATGTAATCCAATTCAAAAATAAAGAGGATCTAAACTCAGCTGGAAAGATCGTAAGACTGAAAGGAACCTACCAACACGTAGCAAAGGGTGCCGGTTACAGACACCAATTGTTTATCAAATTACCTGTGGATGTAGGCGCTTCAGTAACTTATAAACTGACACAAGCAGATGGAAAAGTAGAAGTTGCAACGAACACTGTAAATGTAACTGCTGCGAATCTAAAATCAGGTTACCAAATCTTCGATGATTCCAACAAAACGATTCGAGGACAGAATGTTCACCCTGGTGATGTATTCAAGGCTGGATTTATTGCAACGGTAGAGATCGTATTCAACGCTCCTGTAGAAAGAGCTAAACTGGGATCCTTCCCTTACGATCTATATGCATATGTGATCAACACAAAACAAGAGATCCATTTCCCTGGATTGTATAAGAATAATAATGGAACAGATAAGTATCTGGACAGCACTGGATTCCCTTGGGCGATCTTAGTTCCGGGAGCTTGGAAGTATCCGTATGAGAAATACGATATCAGAAAAGCTTCTGAGTCCGGATATTCAGAATTCAATCTCTGGGTGTCTTCCGGTGGAAAAGAATACAAAACTTGGTACTATGATGTGACAAATGAGTCCAAGGTGTTCCCTGTTCCAACCGATAGTAACCTACTCGGTTACCTATTTCTCTCCGTGAAAAAATTTGCGATCTTCTATGCGATGGGATTAGTCATCGCAGGTGGAATTGCAGTTTATTTCTTGAGAAAAAAACAAAGTTTAGTCGTGTAGAACACAAAACCCCGCTTAACAAATATTGCGGATTGAAAGGCGTCGCTTAAAATTGTCGAGCGACGCCTTTTTTATTAAAGCGAATGGAAAACTGGATCAATTTAGGCAAACCAATCTCTGCGATTATCGCCGCCTGGTTTTATTGGGACTTTTACCGTAAGACCTACTACTCCGGACAAGGAAGTACATTCACAACATTTGCGTTCTTTTATGGAATGATCGCAACTGGGATCGCTCTTGCTTGGGAAGTAGGAGTATTCGATCTATTCGAAAATTACACAACATTCTCCAAGGCAATGCTTATAGGAGCCATTCCGGAAGAAACCTCCAAGGCAATCCTAATCTTTATATTCTTAAAACAGGTAAAAAATTCGACAAACCTTGCGGATGGA
This region of Leptospira andrefontaineae genomic DNA includes:
- a CDS encoding MotA/TolQ/ExbB proton channel family protein: MKDLGFLQGLDWVSGLIILLSVWNLGTFIHVWSILPKRKESLKQTFLTENNSSIWEEKLSEVLFPIETKLSWMKHLAGISTMLGLLGTVLGISEAFSSLQAAGTVSLDAFAGGIKLALVTTILGLFVAIPSLFGFQFLKHRLLDLEREALSWLKIPPR
- a CDS encoding ubiquinone/menaquinone biosynthesis methyltransferase, with translation MASFQMPSSDTKADFVRVNFNRIASKYDRFNDCSSFFLHRSWKNRLVEEIETETKGPIRVLDLCCGTGDISVRLERSQRVESLLSLDFSENMLEVAKTRLEKPINQGRVKIEWGDATNLSQIKTESLDAVSIGFGLRNVNDLDRALSEIYRVLKPGGVFANLDVGKVKNPFIKAFADFYFFRIVPLFGYILWGGKNEMFDYLPVSSLYYPGQEGLKSKLEQTGFEKVRYTNFVFGNSVLHIGKKPNRP
- a CDS encoding LruC domain-containing protein; the protein is MKKFLALAIIAGFVYNCGHKKNGLLLPFFFLGSQHTATGGVPGNSGSPGVVFVPGDGSGNPVTPPADNTNNSGGSTTTPSDSNSNPSDSSNTSGSSSGSAGSSNDSNSGNSGSSSSPSDTANNNSGSSNGSSNSGSSDSGSSSSSNSGDNTSSNSGSSSDSGNNTASSGNSNSNNSSSGSSSSSGDSTASNGSSNSGNSGSSSNNTSTDSNSGSGSNSGSGDSSGTPTVVVVVVEDPKGEPTFNYNTTINIPLNLTVLDKKSNVVSGATVLVYDENNNILFQGVSDSSGKVTGTLTVPTSVGNITIDISIGGESITQYISLDSVLGINRTIRYEINLPSTQIVDTDGDGVPDDTDIYPNDATRSTEVSYPAEGVFTVAYEDLYPSAGDADLNDYVIQFKNKEDLNSAGKIVRLKGTYQHVAKGAGYRHQLFIKLPVDVGASVTYKLTQADGKVEVATNTVNVTAANLKSGYQIFDDSNKTIRGQNVHPGDVFKAGFIATVEIVFNAPVERAKLGSFPYDLYAYVINTKQEIHFPGLYKNNNGTDKYLDSTGFPWAILVPGAWKYPYEKYDIRKASESGYSEFNLWVSSGGKEYKTWYYDVTNESKVFPVPTDSNLLGYLFLSVKKFAIFYAMGLVIAGGIAVYFLRKKQSLVV